A stretch of the Heterodontus francisci isolate sHetFra1 chromosome 10, sHetFra1.hap1, whole genome shotgun sequence genome encodes the following:
- the si:ch211-161f7.2 gene encoding retinoic acid-induced protein 2 isoform X1, translating to MNGDEKVCDWCKHIRHTKDYVDSESKLQFCSMKCLDRHKMDRFYKEAQSNLPMDVTDSPSPTITNNKLENGVTQLITAEAWNINPTGLMKKALSPLVAVPASSIMTPQTDPPNGVSLKVAATVLQPICLGDSPMVLPIHLQVAGSSTPQVPPSGNAPWVMTNQGAVPLSVLVEQHLIQHLNSPLLLASPTASPVNSVQNHILQGTAGPCIQSQPLGQKPLNQTQEYDIPPPLQIPGFATVLQDFFPSHNTVPPVPNVQSGHENMPTSFSSTAHQNCSGLFSPLVPPATLLVPYPVIVPLPVPIPIPIPIPIPVAKDTDPNRFADMRRKNIYSGSTTSRSTQTSNEKEEQKLLECIQQQGVHDYQHANYKFNTETEALDLSMKRTSVVKKNEFFYQQIEQDGVLDLSVATPKKMKESQNFPGNASSNLSANLLNEPLSHSSESWSKAVPLLGAQKVEAMLHGTSNSCEFSGQHKWVVDQNYSRLRDDSQAGSNPDTLSSTDTAKVIVAVKDAGPAILCGKIKTVVGVSTKNFSYKTDLSQESVLQCYDVKSQLELRDSKKTNKNRGIKLKKMSSQDFHVLPIKKQRLAAFFARK from the coding sequence GTCTGTGATTGGTGCAAACATATCCGCCACACCAAAGACTATGTGGACAGTGAGAGCAAGCTTCAGTTCTGTAGCATGAAATGCTTGGACCGGCATAAAATGGATCGATTTTACAAAGAGGCTCAGTCTAACCTGCCCATGGATGTGACAGACTCTCCATCCCCTACAATTACAAACAATAAACTGGAGAATGGAGTGACTCAGCTCATCACTGCAGAAGCATGGAACATCAATCCTACAGGACTCATGAAAAAAGCACTTTCCCCCTTAGTTGCTGTTCCAGCATCTTCTATTATGACACCACAAACAGATCCACCAAATGGAGTGTCACTTAAAGTAGCTGCCACAGTACTGCAACCTATTTGTTTAGGAGATAGTCCTATGGTCCTACCTATTCACTTGCAAGTGGCTGGTAGTTCAACACCCCAGGTACCTCCTAGTGGTAATGCACCATGGGTAATGACTAATCAAGGTGCAGTGCCATTGTCTGTGTTAGTGGAGCAACATTTGATTCAGCATTTAAATTCTCCACTGCTGCTGGCTTCACCTACCGCAAGCCCTGTAAACTCTGTCCAGAACCACATTCTTCAGGGCACTGCTGGTCCTTGCATTCAGTCTCAACCACTGGGCCAGAAACCGTTAAATCAAACACAGGAGTATGATATAccacctcctcttcaaatccctggTTTTGCTACAGTTCTGCAGGACTTTTTCCCTTCACATAACACAGTGCCACCAGTACCAAATGTCCAATCAGGCCATGAGAACATGCCTACTAGTTTCTCCTCTACTGCACACCAGAACTGTAGTGGATTGTTTTCTCCATTAGTTCCTCCTGCCACTCTTCTCGTTCCCTATCCAGTAATAGTTCCTCTTCCAGTCCCAATACCCATTCCCATCCCCATTCCCATCCCTGTGGCCAAGGATACAGATCCTAACAGATTCGCAGACATGCGCAGAAAAAATATCTACAGTGGCAGCACCACAAGCAGAAGCACGCAGACTTCAAATGAGAAAGAAGAACAAAAACTCTTAGAGTGCATCCAACAGCAGGGAGTACATGATTATCAACATGCAAACTATAAGTTCAACACTGAGACAGAGGCGCTTGATCTTTCCATGAAGAGAACATCTGTAGTAAAGAAAAATGAGTTTTTTTATCAACAGATTGAACAGGATGGTGTGTTGGATTTATCAGTTGCAACCCCCAAGAAAATGAAAGAAAGTCAGAACTTTCCAGGTAATGCGTCTTCTAATCTGTCAGCTAATTTATTGAATGAGCCTCTGTCTCATTCTAGCGAATCCTGGTCTAAGGCTGTGCCACTGTTAGGTGCACAGAAAGTAGAGGCTATGTTACACGGCACATCTAATAGCTGTGAGTTTTCAGGCCAGCATAAGTGGGTGGTCGATCAAAACTACAGTAGACTAAGGGATGATTCACAAGCTGGCAGTAACCCTGACACCCTGAGCAGCACGGACACTGCGAAAGTCATTGTGGCTGTAAAAGACGCTGGCCCAGCTATTCTCTGTGGCAAAATAAAAACTGTTGTTGGAGTATCAACAAAAAACTTCTCTTACAAGACAGATTTATCGCAGGAATCTGTTTTACAATGTTACGATGTCAAATCTCAACTTGAGCTCAGAGACAGCAAAAAAACCAATAAAAATAGAGGCATAAAATTAAAGAAAATGAGCTCACAGGATTTCCATGTCCTTCCAATAAAGAAACAGCGCCTAGCTGCCTTTTTTGCAAGGAAGTAA
- the si:ch211-161f7.2 gene encoding retinoic acid-induced protein 2 isoform X2 encodes MKCLDRHKMDRFYKEAQSNLPMDVTDSPSPTITNNKLENGVTQLITAEAWNINPTGLMKKALSPLVAVPASSIMTPQTDPPNGVSLKVAATVLQPICLGDSPMVLPIHLQVAGSSTPQVPPSGNAPWVMTNQGAVPLSVLVEQHLIQHLNSPLLLASPTASPVNSVQNHILQGTAGPCIQSQPLGQKPLNQTQEYDIPPPLQIPGFATVLQDFFPSHNTVPPVPNVQSGHENMPTSFSSTAHQNCSGLFSPLVPPATLLVPYPVIVPLPVPIPIPIPIPIPVAKDTDPNRFADMRRKNIYSGSTTSRSTQTSNEKEEQKLLECIQQQGVHDYQHANYKFNTETEALDLSMKRTSVVKKNEFFYQQIEQDGVLDLSVATPKKMKESQNFPGNASSNLSANLLNEPLSHSSESWSKAVPLLGAQKVEAMLHGTSNSCEFSGQHKWVVDQNYSRLRDDSQAGSNPDTLSSTDTAKVIVAVKDAGPAILCGKIKTVVGVSTKNFSYKTDLSQESVLQCYDVKSQLELRDSKKTNKNRGIKLKKMSSQDFHVLPIKKQRLAAFFARK; translated from the coding sequence ATGAAATGCTTGGACCGGCATAAAATGGATCGATTTTACAAAGAGGCTCAGTCTAACCTGCCCATGGATGTGACAGACTCTCCATCCCCTACAATTACAAACAATAAACTGGAGAATGGAGTGACTCAGCTCATCACTGCAGAAGCATGGAACATCAATCCTACAGGACTCATGAAAAAAGCACTTTCCCCCTTAGTTGCTGTTCCAGCATCTTCTATTATGACACCACAAACAGATCCACCAAATGGAGTGTCACTTAAAGTAGCTGCCACAGTACTGCAACCTATTTGTTTAGGAGATAGTCCTATGGTCCTACCTATTCACTTGCAAGTGGCTGGTAGTTCAACACCCCAGGTACCTCCTAGTGGTAATGCACCATGGGTAATGACTAATCAAGGTGCAGTGCCATTGTCTGTGTTAGTGGAGCAACATTTGATTCAGCATTTAAATTCTCCACTGCTGCTGGCTTCACCTACCGCAAGCCCTGTAAACTCTGTCCAGAACCACATTCTTCAGGGCACTGCTGGTCCTTGCATTCAGTCTCAACCACTGGGCCAGAAACCGTTAAATCAAACACAGGAGTATGATATAccacctcctcttcaaatccctggTTTTGCTACAGTTCTGCAGGACTTTTTCCCTTCACATAACACAGTGCCACCAGTACCAAATGTCCAATCAGGCCATGAGAACATGCCTACTAGTTTCTCCTCTACTGCACACCAGAACTGTAGTGGATTGTTTTCTCCATTAGTTCCTCCTGCCACTCTTCTCGTTCCCTATCCAGTAATAGTTCCTCTTCCAGTCCCAATACCCATTCCCATCCCCATTCCCATCCCTGTGGCCAAGGATACAGATCCTAACAGATTCGCAGACATGCGCAGAAAAAATATCTACAGTGGCAGCACCACAAGCAGAAGCACGCAGACTTCAAATGAGAAAGAAGAACAAAAACTCTTAGAGTGCATCCAACAGCAGGGAGTACATGATTATCAACATGCAAACTATAAGTTCAACACTGAGACAGAGGCGCTTGATCTTTCCATGAAGAGAACATCTGTAGTAAAGAAAAATGAGTTTTTTTATCAACAGATTGAACAGGATGGTGTGTTGGATTTATCAGTTGCAACCCCCAAGAAAATGAAAGAAAGTCAGAACTTTCCAGGTAATGCGTCTTCTAATCTGTCAGCTAATTTATTGAATGAGCCTCTGTCTCATTCTAGCGAATCCTGGTCTAAGGCTGTGCCACTGTTAGGTGCACAGAAAGTAGAGGCTATGTTACACGGCACATCTAATAGCTGTGAGTTTTCAGGCCAGCATAAGTGGGTGGTCGATCAAAACTACAGTAGACTAAGGGATGATTCACAAGCTGGCAGTAACCCTGACACCCTGAGCAGCACGGACACTGCGAAAGTCATTGTGGCTGTAAAAGACGCTGGCCCAGCTATTCTCTGTGGCAAAATAAAAACTGTTGTTGGAGTATCAACAAAAAACTTCTCTTACAAGACAGATTTATCGCAGGAATCTGTTTTACAATGTTACGATGTCAAATCTCAACTTGAGCTCAGAGACAGCAAAAAAACCAATAAAAATAGAGGCATAAAATTAAAGAAAATGAGCTCACAGGATTTCCATGTCCTTCCAATAAAGAAACAGCGCCTAGCTGCCTTTTTTGCAAGGAAGTAA